DNA from Prosthecochloris marina:
TGGTCAGGCGGATAGCATCCATTACATAACCAAGTTTCTCATTGATATCCGGTATGATAAGCCTATCGATATCTACCTGGGAGCGAATAGGAGGGGTAAGCCGGATACCTTTGGACTCAATGATTTCAACATTCATGCCCATAGCCTCGTTGACGACAAGAATATCCGAAAAGATAATGGCTGCATCTACACCGATGATATCAACGGGCTGGATCGTAACTTCCGTTGCAAGTTCAGGGGTTTTACAAAGGGTCAGGAAATCGGTTTTTTCCCTGACTGCACGGTATTCCGGCAAATAACGACCAGCCTGACGCATCACCCAGATTGGCGTTCTTGGTACCGGCTGCCGCTTTAGTGCCCGCAGAAAAAGATCATTTTTGAGCATGCTGCAATGCAAAATTTAAAAAAGTTATGAAAAACGCTGCTCACCTACCATAATCTTTCCCCAGGGTGAGAGCAATCAAAGAAAGTGCTAAGCTAAGCTTTTTTGCACGTTTTTAAAATAGCCGGGCGGCCAAACGGATTATCCTGCTATCCAGCCATCGAGCGATCCGGCTATCAAGCCTTTTCATGTCACGATATGACGCTTTATCCCCAACTGACGTGACGTATACCCCAGCGCAAGCCCAACCATTTCAGAAAGATGAAAAACCGGAATGGACTTCTTGATATTCGACTGTTTCAGGGCTTTTCCCTGATAGCTGTCAAGCACGGTATGACAAAGCGGACAAGGAGTTACGATAAAATCTGCTTTCGATTCAATTGCTTCACCGAGAGCTTCGGCTGCAAGGCTCAATGATTCTTCCTCGGCAACAAGCAGCGTGTGAAAACCACAACACTTGTTCTTGTGCTCATAAGGGACAACCTTTCCGCCAAGAGCCTCGATAAGCATGTCCAAAGAAGACGGTTCAAGCGGGTTATCCTTACCGAGTATCGTTGAAGGACGAAGAATATGACATCCGTAAAAAGGAGCAACTTTATAGTTGGTCAAGGGAACCTTGACCTTTTTACTGATCGTGTCGAGACCGACATCCTCGTTGAGTACCCAGAGCAGATGCCGTACTTCAGCCGTCCCCTTGTACTCGAGTCCTTCTTTTTTCAGGATACCGTTTACCTCGTCGCGAAGCGCTTCCGACTCATCAAGCTTCTGCTTTGCGCTCCTGATTGTCAGAAGGCAGGTGTTGCAGGAGGTCACCAGGTCAAGACCAAGCTTCTCAGCCAACGCAATATTTCTCCCGTTTACCAGCGCAAAATGCTTCGGGCTGACATAATCAAGGTTACTTCCCCCACAGCAAGTGCTTTCATGCAGCTTTACAAAATCAATATCAAGGTCTTTCTGCCAGAGATCGATAGATTTATCCAGCTCTTTGGTCATGGACTCATTGATGCAGCTGAGATAATATGCATAGCGCTTCATACCGCTGTTCCCCCTGTTTATTTTTTATGATCTTTCTGGTCCCGCTCGATATGATCCGACATTTCCTGGAACTCCTCACGGAATTTCTTGATTCCTTTAGCTGGTTTGACAAGAGGTGGCGGCGGAGGGGTTCTGCGCTTCAAGATCATTTTAAAAGCCATCGGCAGCAGATTTTTCAATGTCCATCCCATACCGTTGGTCCTGATCGGCAAGGTTGCCTCGACAAGCTTTCCTTTTTTCTGAATATCTTCCATAAAGGCCTCGGCATGCTTAGCTCCACTTGTATCCTTGACTCCGCGGGAAGCGAGTGCATCTTCACGCACACCGTGAATACCATCCATTATAGGAATGCTTTTCACACAGGTTTCCTGACATCGGTAGCAATGGGTACAATCCCAGACACCATGATCCTTGACAAGCTCGGTAATCCGCAGATCATGCGCTCCATCCCGGCTGTCAACATTCATTCTGTGGGACTTCAACAACACGGCAGGTCCAACATACTCTTTATTTGCCCGTAAAATTGAGCACTCGGACATACACGACGCACAAAGAATACAGTCAGTAGCCTTATCATACTCCTGGAACTCCTCTTCGGCAATCAGAAACTCTTTTTCCCCCATCCGTTCTTCCGGCATGATCGAATCGACCCAGTTGGAGTACTTCTTCATTTTATCAACCAGCGGGTCCATGTCGACAATGAGGTCTTTGATCAACGGCATGTTACGCAACGGCTCTACCTTGACAACATTGTCAACTTTGCACCTTGCAAGCTCATCCCACACCTGAGTGGTACAGGCGAGTTTCGAGATACCATTGATCCTCATGCCACAGGAACCGCAAATGCCAGCTTGGCAGAACGCCCGGAAACTCACGGTCGCATCAACATGTTCCTTGATATAATTCAAAGCCCTGAGAACGGTAATCCCTTTTTCAACCGGAATGGTATAATCATCAAAGTAGGGCTTGTTGTCCACGTGAGGGTTGAACCTGTTGATCCTGAAGGTTATATCCCTCATTTCTTCTTTATGCTCTGCCATAACTTCCGTCCTGCTGAATGTTATCCAGGTTGAGCAGCCCTTCTTGCGAAGCCGTCGCCCATTCCTCGAAGATTTTAATAAGTTCTTTCCTGCAACTCATGCTTACCCATGGTTACCGGTTTTTCACCGATCTGCGGTTTACCGTTTACCCTTGTATACGTTGTATGCTTATGCCATATCTCATCATCGCGTTTCGGGAAATCGGTTCTGGTATGAGAACCACGGCTCTCTTCGCGAGCATAGGCTCCGGCCGCAACAGTTTCTGCAAGGTCAAGCATGTTTTTCAGCTCAAGCACCTGCAGCAGGTTTGTATTGAACACCTCGCTGGTATCAAAAACCCTCACATGCTTGAAGCGCTCTTTCAACTCTTCCACATCAGCGATACCTTTCTGTATTTTGGGTGCTTCACGGAAAATACCGACATTTTGTCCAAGCGTGTAACCGAGTTCTTCGCGAAGAGCCCCGTAACGTTCATAGTGACCTGACGGTTTCATATACTCCCTGAGCTCATCCTCTGTCGATTGCAGCTCTGACTGGGAAATCTCGGCCGGATCGAACTGTTTAGCTTCTTCGGCCACCGTACGACCGGTAATTCTTCCAAAAACAAGGATATCCAGCAAAGAGTTACCTCCAAGGCGATTTGCCCCATGTACCGACACACAGGCAGCCTCACCGGCTGCATAGACACCCTCCATCACTGTTCGTCCTGCAATATCGGTGTCGATCCCTCCCATGGAATAATGCGCAGTAGGTCTGATAGGAATCGGTTCATCGATCGGATCGACCCCTTCAAAATACATGGACATTTCCCGAATCTGGGGAAGCCTTGACTTGATAAGATCGGCACCGAGATGCCTCAGGTCAAGATGCATGTAGGGTCCTGCAGGACTGTCGAACCCTCTTCCTTCCAGGATTTCGGTTTCAATGGAACGTGAAACAAGGTCACGCGGACCAAGCTCCATCTTCTCGGGAGCATAATTGCTCATGAAACGATCACCGTTGTTGTTGACCAGGTAACCGCCTTCACCTCGGGCCCCTTCCGTTACCAACAAACCACTTTTTCTCAATCCTGTCGGATGAAACTGGACAAACTCCATATCCTTGAGAGGAATCCCAGCGCGATAGGCGATTGCCTGACCATCCCCGGTATTGCCCGCTGCATTGCTGGAGCGGTTCCAGTACATTTTCGCATAACCACCGGTAGCGAGAATCACCGTCCTTGCCCGAAAAGCCTCGACCTTACCGGTACGCATGTTCATCGCAATCAATCCTTTCGATTTGCTACCGTTGGTCGCAATGCTCAAGACAAAGTATTCATTGAAAAAGAAAACCCCTTTTTTGAGGCACTGCTCATAGAGGCTTTGTAGAATAGTGTGCCCCGTTTTATCGGCACAGTAACAGCAACGAGGTCTGCCAGCACCGCCGAAAGGCCTCTGTGCAATGGTTTTATCGTCCATTCTCGACCAGGGCGTGCCGATATTGTCAAGCTCCCTGATAATCTTTGGGGCTTCCGAACAAAGCACCTCGACGGCATCTTGGTCAGCAAGGTAGTCACTGCCTTTGATAGTATCGAAAATGTGCATGTCAACAGTGTCATCCTTTGCCTTGTTAGCCAGAGCCGCATTTGCGCCTCCTTGTGCAGCTGATGTATGCGAACGGTTAGGATAGACTTTGGACAGCACGGCTATATTGAGCGAAGGGTTGACCTTCATGGCTTCCATGGCTGCATACAACCCGGCTCCACCGCCACCCACCACAACTATATCGAATGGCTTCATACAGTTAAAATCTCCTTCTGTGAACTGCACCCGCAGCTTCAGTGGTTATGCGGGCCGGCATCGGCCAGGCCCGTTTTCTATGAATCACAAATACGTTAAAAAGAAGCGAAATCCAGTAACGACGGTAGGCTATAAAGCAACGTTGTTGTCATGGGCCGGCAACTCCTCTACAGCATGGAGGACATCACTCATGTTGAGTACACCAACCACTTTGTCATGATCCATGACAGTCAAACGGCGAACATTTGTCCGTTTCATAAGGCGCAGAGCATACTTGATCCTCAGACTGGGGTTGATGCTGATGACAGGTTTGCTCATAATCTGGAAAACAGGCGTGTTCCACGGATCACGATGAACATCTTCTCCCGGATCGATAACTTTCTCCAGAATGTCTTTCTCGGTCACGACACCGTAACAGTCATCTTCATTTCTGGGCTCGACAATAAGTCCGCTCTGGTTGTCCTTTTTCATTAACTGAATCGCTTCAGCAACAGTGCAACTGCCTTTAATAGTATGAAAGTCCTTCTGCATCAGTGCAGAAACAGGCTGTGTGCGTAATTTTACAAGCTGATCCATATCGATAAGTCTCTGGTTAATAAGGATATATGACCCTCAAATTATCGGTCAGAATGTATAAGCATATACTTATACATGAATACTATAAAAAGACAGAAAATCCTCTTCCCGCTAACGGGCACGAGTTATTAAGTTACAAAAAAAATCTAACTCATCACAATCTGGTGAAAGAAAAGAGGCAAGATGATTTGTCGGCCTGATAGCCAGCAAACCAGTTATCGGGCTGATTTTCCCCTCATGCTATCCCATGCGCCTTCTTGTAGGCAGCCCAGTTCTTTTTCAAATCGATAAACGCATCGATATCGGGCTGAATGAGAAACGGATTTGTCTTTTTTTCGTTGCCTATGGTCGAGTGTGGAGCGCTTCCGTAATCATGGCCTGGAAACACCCTTGTATGATCGGGGAGAGCCATGAGTTTTTCATGGAGAGAGCGATACTCCTCTTCGGCATCCGCCCCGAAACCGGTACCACCCACTTTGCCGACAAACAAGGTATCACCGGTAAACAGGGCGTCACCGGCACAGAGACACATGGAGTCCTCAGTGTGACCCGGAGTATGGATAACTCGAACCTTCAGATCCCCGAGAGGAAACAAAGCGCCATCTTCAACCTTCAGACCTGTTTTTGGACAAACCGAGCCATAGAGCAAAGGGGTAAGACCTGTCAGCCGGGAGATTTCCTCATTACCGTTGACATGATCATAATGACCGTGCGTACAAAAGATATACAGGATAGTGAATCCCTGCTCGTGCGCATCATCGACAATCATCGCAGGATTGTTCGATGGATCGACAACGAATGCCTGCATACACATTTCATCGGCGACCAGATACCCGAAATTCCGGTCTCCTCCTGTTCGGAACTGTTTGAGGTACATGGTCAAACCATTTTTTCTACATTCATTAAAAACGCTCTCGCCGGAAAGTCCGGTTCGATGGCTATGGGTTTGCTTTCAAGTTCCTCGATGATCTGCACAGCCTTTTCATCCTCGAGAATAGCAAAACAAAGTGAGGAATAAGAACCAACCCCTTTATCGGCCGGCCACCATACCTGATCGGAGATGCCCTTGTCGCAATAGCAGCCTTTGATCGACATGTTGCTGAACATCAACACTTCAAACCTCTTGAAAAGATCACGTATCTGGGGACGGGTTTCCTCATGACCCATTATCGCAAGAAATTTCATTGTCTCTCAGAATAGTTTTAGTGAATACATCTTTACTCACATTCAGCGTTCTTTTTGCAGTGTTCACCACCAGAGTCACTTTTTTTCGACGAGATAATACGTAAGCGGAACCACGCCTAGCGTCAATATGGTCGAAAGCAGAGCACCCCACATCAACGATATTGCAAGACCCTGGAAAATCGGGTCGAACAGAATCACAATCGCACCGATAACCACCGTACCCGCCGTCAGCAAAATCGGTCGTGTACGAACGGCTGCTGACTCTATAACGGCTTCTTTCAGCTCTATCCCCTCCTGAACGCGCAACTGGATAAAATCGATAATCAGCACGGAATTTCTGACCATGATACCCGCCAGAGCGATCATGCCGATCATGCTTGTTGCCGTGAAGAATGCTCCATGAATGAAGTGACCGGGTATGATCCCCACCAGGCTGAGCGGAATGGCAACCATCATCACCAAAGGGGTTCGAAACGACTGGAACCAGCCTACAATCAGAAGATAGATGATCACAAGCACGACCGCAAACGCCGCCCCAAGATCTCTGAACACCTCGAAGGTGATCTGCCACTCACCGTCCCACTTCATCGCAAGTTTTTCTTCATTGAACGGAGGAGCTGTATAGAGAGGAGATATCGAGTATCCTCCCGGTGTCGAAAGCTGCTTTATCCGGTCATCCATCTCCAGCATGGCATAGACCGGACTTTCAGTGACTCCGGCAACATCGGCAGTCACATAAACCACATTTTTAAGGTCCTTGCGATGGATGCTTTTATCCTCTATGGCCTCTTCAATGGAAACAAGCTCTGCCAAAGAAATCATTTCACCAGCCGGCAGTCGTGTTGTCAACGAATTCATCCCTTGAGATTTCACGAAAATTCCGGACAGATCGAGTATCGATGCCCTTTCGGAAATCGGAAGACGCAGTTCGAGGCCTACAGGTTCAAGTTCGGTTTCGGTATGCAACAGTCCGACATCAACCCCATCGAGTGCCATACGAAGCGTATGGGTGATCTGTTCCGTGGTTATACCTCTGAATGCCGCTTTTTGCTTGTCGATCACCATCGTATAAACCTTCTCATCATCCTCGACCACCCAGTCAACATCCACAACTCCTGGCGTATCTTCCATGACCGCTTTGATCTGGCGGGCAAGAGCAATCTGCTGTTGCATGTCCGGACCATAAATTTCGGCAACAATTGTCGAAAGCACCGGAGGCCCTGGCGGCACTTCCACAACCTTTGCGTTTGCGCCGTATTTCGCGGCGATTTCCTGTACCTTCGGTCTCACCCGTTTCGCAATGGCATGACTCTGATCATTCCGTTCACCTTTGTGCACGAGGTTTACCTGTATGTCAGCCATATTGTGGCCCTGACGAAGATAGTAATGCCGCACAAGACCATTGAAATTGATCGGCGCATGTGTACCGACATAATATTGGTAGTTTTCAACTTCCGGTACAGTCCTGAGATATGACACGATGTCTTTGCCAACCCTTGCTGTTTGCTCGAGGGTCGTGCCTTCCGGCATATCGATAATGACCTGAAACTCACTCTTGTTATCGAAAGGCAGCATTTTAAGCTGAACCATTTTCAGCGGAATCATGCTGATTGAACCCAGCAGCAGTAATCCGACAAAGACAAAGGCGATGGTTGCCTTCCACCAACTGGTAAGCAGCGGGGCAAGAGTCTTGTCGTACACTTTGTAATAGATCGATTTTCTGATATCATATTGCTCTGAATGCCCCTCCTCGGCCTTGAGCAGACGAAACGCAAGCCATGGGGTCCCGATAAGCGCCACGAAAAGAGAAAAAATCATCGCAAGAGACGCACCGATCGGCATAGGGCTCATATACGGGCCCATCAAACCTGAAACAAACACCATCGGCAACACTGATGCTATTACCGTAAACGTGGCAAGAATAGTGGGGTTTCCTACCTCGTTTATCGCAGCGATAGCCGCCTGGAGCTTGGGCATTCTCCGCATTGAAAAATGCCGGTGAATGTTTTCCGCAATGATAATCGAGTCATCGACAACGATACCGGTCACAAAAATCAGGGCGAAAAGAGTCACCCTGTTCAGCGTATAATCAAAAAGGTAGTAGACAAGCAATGTAAGCGCAAACGTTATAGGCACGGACGCAAACACCACCAAGCCACCCCGCCAGCCGAGGAAAAGCCCGACAACAATAGTAACCGCAACGACCGCACCAATAAGATGTTCGAGAAGAGTAAACACCTTTTCTGAAGCTGTTTCACCGTAATTCCTGGTTTCAGTCACATCGATCCCTGAAGTGATGATCGACCCTTTCAGTGATTCGACCTTTTCCAGAACCTTGCTTGCAA
Protein-coding regions in this window:
- a CDS encoding efflux RND transporter permease subunit — encoded protein: MREGIAGVLAKLFINSKLTPLLMITALLVGILATFMTPREEEPQISVPLVDLYFSYPGGSAKEVEERVAKPVEKYLTEIEGVDYVYSTSRKDFALVTVRYNVGDDTEESMVKLWATIMKNMDSMPAGMQMPLVKKVTIDDVPVLALTFWSDSYGPYQLRKVAGQVADELKKIENIGDVNLNGGLKRQLRILLDKNKLARYRITPLQIARQIEASNSQVTAGTFQQMNREFTVKTGEFLKTAEDVRNVVVGIYNSEAVYLKDVAEVIDGPEEVENYSFFGYGAASHDTVMQGEYPAVTLTVAKRKGTDATALASKVLEKVESLKGSIITSGIDVTETRNYGETASEKVFTLLEHLIGAVVAVTIVVGLFLGWRGGLVVFASVPITFALTLLVYYLFDYTLNRVTLFALIFVTGIVVDDSIIIAENIHRHFSMRRMPKLQAAIAAINEVGNPTILATFTVIASVLPMVFVSGLMGPYMSPMPIGASLAMIFSLFVALIGTPWLAFRLLKAEEGHSEQYDIRKSIYYKVYDKTLAPLLTSWWKATIAFVFVGLLLLGSISMIPLKMVQLKMLPFDNKSEFQVIIDMPEGTTLEQTARVGKDIVSYLRTVPEVENYQYYVGTHAPINFNGLVRHYYLRQGHNMADIQVNLVHKGERNDQSHAIAKRVRPKVQEIAAKYGANAKVVEVPPGPPVLSTIVAEIYGPDMQQQIALARQIKAVMEDTPGVVDVDWVVEDDEKVYTMVIDKQKAAFRGITTEQITHTLRMALDGVDVGLLHTETELEPVGLELRLPISERASILDLSGIFVKSQGMNSLTTRLPAGEMISLAELVSIEEAIEDKSIHRKDLKNVVYVTADVAGVTESPVYAMLEMDDRIKQLSTPGGYSISPLYTAPPFNEEKLAMKWDGEWQITFEVFRDLGAAFAVVLVIIYLLIVGWFQSFRTPLVMMVAIPLSLVGIIPGHFIHGAFFTATSMIGMIALAGIMVRNSVLIIDFIQLRVQEGIELKEAVIESAAVRTRPILLTAGTVVIGAIVILFDPIFQGLAISLMWGALLSTILTLGVVPLTYYLVEKK
- a CDS encoding hydroxyacylglutathione hydrolase family protein is translated as MYLKQFRTGGDRNFGYLVADEMCMQAFVVDPSNNPAMIVDDAHEQGFTILYIFCTHGHYDHVNGNEEISRLTGLTPLLYGSVCPKTGLKVEDGALFPLGDLKVRVIHTPGHTEDSMCLCAGDALFTGDTLFVGKVGGTGFGADAEEEYRSLHEKLMALPDHTRVFPGHDYGSAPHSTIGNEKKTNPFLIQPDIDAFIDLKKNWAAYKKAHGIA
- a CDS encoding FAD-dependent oxidoreductase, which codes for MKPFDIVVVGGGGAGLYAAMEAMKVNPSLNIAVLSKVYPNRSHTSAAQGGANAALANKAKDDTVDMHIFDTIKGSDYLADQDAVEVLCSEAPKIIRELDNIGTPWSRMDDKTIAQRPFGGAGRPRCCYCADKTGHTILQSLYEQCLKKGVFFFNEYFVLSIATNGSKSKGLIAMNMRTGKVEAFRARTVILATGGYAKMYWNRSSNAAGNTGDGQAIAYRAGIPLKDMEFVQFHPTGLRKSGLLVTEGARGEGGYLVNNNGDRFMSNYAPEKMELGPRDLVSRSIETEILEGRGFDSPAGPYMHLDLRHLGADLIKSRLPQIREMSMYFEGVDPIDEPIPIRPTAHYSMGGIDTDIAGRTVMEGVYAAGEAACVSVHGANRLGGNSLLDILVFGRITGRTVAEEAKQFDPAEISQSELQSTEDELREYMKPSGHYERYGALREELGYTLGQNVGIFREAPKIQKGIADVEELKERFKHVRVFDTSEVFNTNLLQVLELKNMLDLAETVAAGAYAREESRGSHTRTDFPKRDDEIWHKHTTYTRVNGKPQIGEKPVTMGKHELQERTY
- a CDS encoding CBS domain-containing protein, which translates into the protein MDQLVKLRTQPVSALMQKDFHTIKGSCTVAEAIQLMKKDNQSGLIVEPRNEDDCYGVVTEKDILEKVIDPGEDVHRDPWNTPVFQIMSKPVISINPSLRIKYALRLMKRTNVRRLTVMDHDKVVGVLNMSDVLHAVEELPAHDNNVAL
- a CDS encoding CoB--CoM heterodisulfide reductase iron-sulfur subunit B family protein; translation: MKRYAYYLSCINESMTKELDKSIDLWQKDLDIDFVKLHESTCCGGSNLDYVSPKHFALVNGRNIALAEKLGLDLVTSCNTCLLTIRSAKQKLDESEALRDEVNGILKKEGLEYKGTAEVRHLLWVLNEDVGLDTISKKVKVPLTNYKVAPFYGCHILRPSTILGKDNPLEPSSLDMLIEALGGKVVPYEHKNKCCGFHTLLVAEEESLSLAAEALGEAIESKADFIVTPCPLCHTVLDSYQGKALKQSNIKKSIPVFHLSEMVGLALGYTSRQLGIKRHIVT
- a CDS encoding succinate dehydrogenase/fumarate reductase iron-sulfur subunit — protein: MAEHKEEMRDITFRINRFNPHVDNKPYFDDYTIPVEKGITVLRALNYIKEHVDATVSFRAFCQAGICGSCGMRINGISKLACTTQVWDELARCKVDNVVKVEPLRNMPLIKDLIVDMDPLVDKMKKYSNWVDSIMPEERMGEKEFLIAEEEFQEYDKATDCILCASCMSECSILRANKEYVGPAVLLKSHRMNVDSRDGAHDLRITELVKDHGVWDCTHCYRCQETCVKSIPIMDGIHGVREDALASRGVKDTSGAKHAEAFMEDIQKKGKLVEATLPIRTNGMGWTLKNLLPMAFKMILKRRTPPPPPLVKPAKGIKKFREEFQEMSDHIERDQKDHKK